From Triticum aestivum cultivar Chinese Spring chromosome 4A, IWGSC CS RefSeq v2.1, whole genome shotgun sequence, a single genomic window includes:
- the LOC123081842 gene encoding zinc finger protein ZAT12-like produces MAHGKRSRQQAESTSVSLLDLDSGDMARILLLFSGHHQHHAHYGPSSPERVFECKTCSRRFPSFQALGGHRASHKKPRLADGAGAEPPKPKVHGCSICGLEFAVGQALGGHMRRHRAVAAAGPGVGLGLSLGLGPNEDGNKKAAAAAELALDLNEPALEEEPADRAMLGLAVGFPVVVDFRR; encoded by the coding sequence ATGGCCCATGGGAAGAGGTCTAGGCAGCAGGCCGAGTCGACCTCGGTCAGCCTGCTGGACCTGGACAGCGGCGACATGGCGCGCATCCTGCTGCTCTTCTCCGGCCACCACCAGCACCACGCCCACTACGGGCCTTCGTCGCCCGAGAGGGTGTTCGAGTGCAAGACCTGCAGCCGGCGGTTCCCGTCCTTCCAGGCGCTCGGCGGGCACCGTGCTAGCCACAAGAAGCCGCGCCTGGCGGACGGCGCCGGCGCTGAGCCGCCCAAGCCCAAGGTGCACGGCTGCTCCATCTGCGGGCTCGAGTTCGCCGTCGGCCAGGCGCTCGGCGGCCACATGCGCCGCCACCGCGCCGTCGCGGCGGCAGGGCCCGGCGTCGGGCTTGGCCTCAGCCTCGGCCTCGGGCCGAACGAGGACGGCAacaagaaggcggcggcggcggccgagctggcgcTCGACCTGAACGAGCCGGCACTGGAGGAGGAGCCGGCCGATCGCGCCATGCTTGGGCTCGCCGTGGGATTCCCCGTGGTGGTTGACTTTCGACGTTAG